The DNA region CCACGCCGCCGACGTGCCCTCGCAGTGCGGCCTCTCCCAGGATCACGCTGAGCCGGGGCGGCTCAGCGTGATCCAGCACCTTCTGCCGCTGCAGGCGAACTGCCACGAGCTCGTCGATTCGCTCCGCAGGGATGTCGAACGGCGATGCCCGGTAGACGGCTCGCGCGTAGTCCGCCGTCTGCAACAGCCCTGCCACCATCATCGGCTGGAACGAGCGGATGCGGCTGGCACTCTCCTCGTAGTCGATGTAGTCGACGTACGACGGCGGTGTGATGTCGAACCGCTGCGCCCAACCGCGTTCGGAGCCCTGTCGGTTGAGCGCGACCACTTCCTCCACGTAAGTCGGATCGTCCACGCCGTAGAACGTGAGCAGGTCTCGCAACTCGCTGCTGGAGATCGGCAGCCAGGCGTTCTCCATCCGGCTGATCTTGGAGCGGTGGCAGTCGATGCGCGTCGCGGCCTCGTCTGGCGTCCTGCCCGCCGCCTCGCGGTGGCGGGTGAGCAGGCTCGCTACGCGACGCCGGCGGACCGAGGGGCGCGGTTGGCCCATGTGATCAACTCCCGGTGACGGAAACGGAACTGATGCCAGATTACTCGCAAATCGAGATCGGAAAATGTTCCGCAGAGAAATCTTGCGAATGATCTTCCGTCGGGCGCATGCTACTCATGGTCGACGAGAGGACACTCTCTGCAATCGACTGCCGGGTATCCCTTTGCCCGCTCCCAACCCCACCGGAGGTGGCTCCGTCATGCCCGAAACCGACGCGCCCGTCAGCCAGTCCGCCATCCGCGGCTGCTGGTTCCCGCGATCTCGCCGCTCACCGGTGCTCGCGCGGCGGATGCTGCGCGAACTGCTCGCCACCGTGCCGGACGGCGACCGCTACGCCGAGGTCGGCGAGTTGCTCACCTCGGAGCTGGTCGGCAACGCCGTCCTGCACTCGGGCATGCCGGGACGGCTGCTCTGGGTCTCCTTCGACGTGAACGCCACCCGGCTGCGCATCGAGGTGCACGACGCGAGCGACCGTCCGCCCGTGCCGCAGCAGCCCGGCCCCACCGCCGGGTGCGGGCGCGGGCTGCTCATCGTGGAGGCCCTCGCCGCCGGGTGGGGGCACTTCCCGCGCCCGGGCGGGGCCGGGAAGGTGGTGTGGTGCGAGTGCGCGCCGGCGCCGCTCGTGGTGGAGGTGTGAGTCCGATAGGCCGGAGGGGGGCCGTGGTGGCGTCCACGGCCCCGCCCTGCCCAGCGGACGTCCTGTGCGGAACGAAGGGTGTCCCCGTCGCCGCTTCGGCCGTGCCGAAGCGGCGACGGGGTGACAGGCGGGCAGCCGACGCTGTTTGCGGGCGGGCTCGCACGGTTCGGCCGGCCATGTTCCGGCGCCGCATCCTGTGAGCCGGTTGCTGTCCCGCCACGATCACGGGCGAGGCGGGGCGGGCCGGCGAAGAACTGCCATGAGCCCACAGCCTTCTTGGCGTCCGCACAGGAAGTCGGCCTGGCCGAC from Kitasatospora cathayae includes:
- a CDS encoding ATP-binding protein, which gives rise to MPETDAPVSQSAIRGCWFPRSRRSPVLARRMLRELLATVPDGDRYAEVGELLTSELVGNAVLHSGMPGRLLWVSFDVNATRLRIEVHDASDRPPVPQQPGPTAGCGRGLLIVEALAAGWGHFPRPGGAGKVVWCECAPAPLVVEV
- a CDS encoding helix-turn-helix domain-containing protein, producing the protein MGQPRPSVRRRRVASLLTRHREAAGRTPDEAATRIDCHRSKISRMENAWLPISSSELRDLLTFYGVDDPTYVEEVVALNRQGSERGWAQRFDITPPSYVDYIDYEESASRIRSFQPMMVAGLLQTADYARAVYRASPFDIPAERIDELVAVRLQRQKVLDHAEPPRLSVILGEAALRGHVGGVDVLRKQLDHLRELGDRPNVDLQVLPFSAGAHAGIMGSFVLFSFSTAALSDVACVEHQAGMLYMEKPEETSAYTLTFDSLCSSALSASESLDLLTRVIREL